One part of the Corynebacterium aurimucosum ATCC 700975 genome encodes these proteins:
- a CDS encoding ATP-dependent DNA helicase, with translation MKYSSESPTRTGVTLPPSPEVRLIPRSRRATSREWDVPLPQQGTWRVLGAAGSGVSSLLIDVVLAQLNVGADASGILVVAPSKESGSLLRRELAENLDDYAAQTSMVRSVHSLAFALLRQSSEEELRLITGAEQDAVIRELLQGHAADRRGVWPEEMRPALEYVGFARQLRDLLLRAIERGLGPTDLEELGQRYGRPMWVAAGDFLREYERTQALAGSHSYSAAELVSQVLLRPELVREHPWHTIVVDDAQLLDPTSGQLIAELAKTARLTVIGGDPDQAVFAFRGANSEFLTTWKAENELRLSSTHRRPSPACVSVVDSRGTLRDVLANTVRRRHLEDGVDWRDIAVIVRSTGDIGPARRTLLSAGVPVHINPTDVVLAEQRLVKAVLLALRALENELEPVELEDLITGPVGGADPVTLRRLIRGLRRWKPEQRGMNTLRELLDGELPDFNNLLTEREEAILARIRGVLSAGRTALQEGAAVEEVLWEVWQATGLDTRLQAAALRGGAAGSQADRDLDAMMALFDAAGDYAERRPAASLESFILYITEQELPTGVRDRRSALPNAVEILTAHGAVGREWDTVIVAGVQEGTWPSVGETGSLFGQEDLIDLLDRGITPGTPVSHVSGRLAEERRLFHVATTRHRHRLLIVAVDSPEGDVVEEPSRFIDEFLSARGVDVPGAQARREAGKRLARQAWPRELGLEVPEPSPVTLHSGASADEDIDPLDVSVLSVPAFVAQLRRCATDPEAGEAERSQAVRQLARLAEAGVPGAHPDQWWAARDVASELPLRGSDTVSPSRVDALLSCPLNAVLGQLVEDDSANINLLRGNLAHAFLEALGRGASTEPAKRLVLDAFDSLLEGPAWHREASLADFERLIDRTHSWVLSSSTSLEPVGVEVPVTVDIGPDVTIRGFIDRLAKAGEDYVVVDLKTGTKVPSADSAQNNTQLMTYQLALAHGELVTAPVEPGGESQAVSIRTGDGLPRGGGVLVYPRSTTASVSTREQATKPPEELEEFAQALPSLVAELRGPDLTARENADCDRCPIRSICPVMNEGGLVTDA, from the coding sequence GTGAAGTACAGCAGCGAATCCCCCACACGTACCGGTGTCACGCTTCCTCCCTCACCGGAAGTCCGCCTCATTCCCCGAAGCCGCCGCGCCACCTCGCGCGAGTGGGATGTTCCTTTGCCGCAGCAAGGTACCTGGCGGGTGCTTGGAGCGGCGGGGTCAGGGGTGTCGAGCCTGCTGATCGACGTTGTCTTGGCTCAGCTCAATGTTGGAGCCGATGCCTCCGGCATCCTCGTCGTCGCCCCATCCAAGGAATCCGGCTCGTTGCTGCGCCGGGAGTTAGCAGAGAACCTCGATGACTACGCCGCACAGACTTCGATGGTGCGCTCGGTGCACTCATTGGCTTTTGCGCTTCTGCGCCAAAGCAGCGAGGAGGAGCTGCGCCTTATCACCGGTGCGGAACAGGATGCAGTGATCCGTGAGCTGTTGCAGGGCCATGCGGCCGATCGCCGGGGCGTGTGGCCAGAGGAGATGCGTCCGGCCCTGGAGTATGTGGGCTTTGCACGCCAATTGCGTGATTTGTTGCTGCGCGCCATCGAACGTGGTCTGGGCCCGACAGATCTGGAAGAGCTGGGGCAACGCTACGGCCGGCCCATGTGGGTGGCTGCCGGAGACTTCCTGCGCGAATATGAGCGCACTCAGGCGCTGGCGGGTTCGCATTCCTATTCCGCTGCGGAGCTGGTCAGCCAGGTGCTTTTGCGCCCGGAGCTGGTGCGCGAGCACCCGTGGCACACCATCGTGGTCGATGACGCGCAGTTGCTGGACCCGACCTCCGGCCAGCTGATCGCGGAGCTGGCGAAAACCGCACGCCTAACCGTGATTGGCGGTGACCCCGACCAAGCGGTCTTTGCCTTCCGCGGTGCTAATTCGGAATTCCTCACCACCTGGAAGGCAGAGAACGAACTTCGGCTGAGTTCTACGCACCGCAGGCCGTCCCCGGCATGCGTGAGCGTCGTGGATTCCCGTGGCACCTTGCGTGATGTTTTGGCCAATACGGTTCGCCGCCGGCACTTAGAAGACGGCGTGGACTGGCGTGATATCGCAGTGATCGTGCGCTCCACCGGGGATATTGGACCTGCCCGTCGCACGCTGCTGTCTGCTGGCGTGCCGGTGCACATCAACCCCACGGATGTGGTGCTCGCTGAGCAGCGTTTGGTCAAAGCGGTGCTCCTGGCTCTGCGTGCTCTGGAGAATGAGCTTGAGCCCGTGGAGCTCGAGGACCTGATTACCGGTCCCGTCGGCGGCGCTGATCCGGTGACGCTGCGGAGGCTCATCCGCGGCCTGCGCCGCTGGAAACCAGAGCAGCGTGGAATGAATACGCTGCGAGAGTTGCTGGACGGTGAGCTGCCGGACTTCAATAACCTCCTCACCGAGCGGGAGGAAGCGATTCTGGCGCGTATTCGCGGGGTGCTGTCTGCCGGGCGTACGGCCTTGCAGGAAGGCGCTGCTGTTGAGGAAGTCCTGTGGGAGGTGTGGCAAGCCACCGGTTTGGATACACGCCTGCAGGCAGCAGCCCTGCGCGGCGGCGCCGCGGGTTCGCAGGCGGACCGCGACTTGGATGCGATGATGGCCCTGTTCGACGCTGCCGGCGATTACGCCGAGCGCCGTCCGGCGGCATCGTTGGAGTCCTTCATTCTGTACATCACGGAGCAAGAACTGCCCACCGGCGTGCGGGATCGCCGCTCGGCCTTGCCCAATGCGGTAGAAATTCTCACCGCGCATGGCGCAGTGGGGCGCGAGTGGGACACCGTCATCGTGGCAGGCGTTCAGGAAGGAACGTGGCCCTCGGTAGGGGAGACCGGCTCTCTTTTTGGGCAAGAAGACCTCATCGATCTGCTGGATCGCGGCATCACTCCCGGCACGCCCGTCAGCCACGTGTCGGGGCGCTTGGCGGAGGAGCGCCGTCTCTTCCACGTGGCCACCACCCGTCATCGGCACCGCCTGCTCATCGTGGCGGTCGATTCGCCGGAGGGCGATGTCGTGGAAGAGCCCTCCCGCTTCATCGACGAATTCCTTTCCGCTCGCGGCGTCGATGTTCCCGGGGCACAAGCGCGCCGGGAGGCAGGAAAGCGCCTCGCACGCCAGGCCTGGCCGCGTGAACTGGGCCTTGAGGTCCCAGAGCCGAGCCCGGTCACGCTGCATAGTGGTGCGAGTGCTGATGAGGACATAGATCCCCTCGATGTCTCGGTGCTCTCGGTGCCCGCCTTCGTGGCACAGCTGCGCCGCTGTGCCACTGATCCGGAGGCAGGTGAGGCCGAGCGCTCCCAAGCTGTACGGCAGTTGGCACGGTTGGCGGAGGCTGGGGTCCCGGGGGCGCATCCGGATCAGTGGTGGGCCGCGCGTGACGTGGCCTCGGAACTGCCGCTGCGGGGTTCAGACACCGTGTCGCCGTCCCGGGTCGACGCCCTGCTGTCCTGCCCGCTCAATGCGGTGCTGGGGCAGCTCGTGGAGGATGATTCTGCGAACATCAACCTGCTACGGGGTAATTTAGCGCATGCTTTCTTGGAAGCGCTGGGTCGTGGCGCTTCCACCGAGCCTGCGAAGCGTCTGGTGCTCGATGCTTTCGATTCGCTTCTGGAGGGCCCAGCATGGCACCGGGAGGCCTCGCTCGCGGACTTTGAGCGCCTCATCGACCGCACCCATAGTTGGGTGCTCTCGAGCTCGACGTCACTTGAACCCGTTGGCGTTGAGGTCCCCGTCACCGTGGACATCGGCCCCGACGTCACCATTCGCGGTTTCATTGACCGGCTGGCGAAGGCCGGCGAGGATTACGTGGTGGTGGATCTCAAGACGGGGACAAAAGTCCCGTCCGCGGACAGTGCGCAGAACAATACTCAGCTCATGACGTATCAGTTGGCGTTGGCGCACGGTGAGCTCGTCACAGCACCCGTAGAACCTGGCGGCGAGTCCCAGGCTGTGTCTATCCGGACCGGTGATGGCCTGCCGCGTGGTGGCGGTGTGCTGGTATACCCGCGATCCACTACTGCCTCCGTGTCCACCCGGGAACAAGCCACCAAGCCCCCGGAGGAACTCGAAGAATTTGCGCAGGCACTGCCCTCTCTCGTGGCTGAGCTGCGTGGACCAGACCTGACCGCGCGTGAAAACGCCGATTGTGATCGCTGCCCGATTCGCTCTATTTGCCCCGTCATGAATGAAGGAGGTCTGGTGACCGATGCCTAA
- a CDS encoding ATP-dependent helicase yields MPKNPAHHFSPEQLATALGKPFPPTQEQAAVIDGPLGPKLVVAGAGAGKTETMASRVVSLVANGLVRPEQVLGLTFTRKAAQQLEQRIRRQLLTLRSSGILAPGSPAAEAVENIAPNVSTYDSYAGDLVREYGLLMPVEPNARIITEAERYAIAHEVVSNYTGSLSTDSAVATVTATLLKLAETMDGELKDPQDLYEHEDIFRKTAEDLEKSKRTKGEFGKDLQKYLDTQRLRLEYLPLVEALKKEQSERGVITFGEQMSIAATLAKNFPLLGEQQSARYRVIMLDEYQDTSHAQRILLRSLFGGEREGLSVTAVGDPMQSIYGWRGATAENLEAFVTDFPQPDGTPAPKDQLTTSWRNPSTVLSLANDVASKLFSLSPGERPVDELSPKPTAPAGKVELGYFASEDEERAFIAEHLRRLYESTPEGEDFSAAVLVRTNRQSPLIAAALDEVGVPNEIFGLGGLLWQPEIQDLVAVATLLVRPQDTAAALRVLTGPMCGLGIADIQALHSRQRNLAGATEGRTRWNGGDPLDHLATQVEEITAEGPDQVLGLADALADLGERDRYSAEGLERMEEVSSKLRYLRTYSLGKTLNDIVADIELLFGLRTEVLASGKPGRATHLDAFADFVAGFHGDGLAGLLDYLELAKEKEDGLELGEVPLVRNRVQIMTVHKAKGLEWEHVCVVHADSSSYKAQAETFLTKIEKAPGDEDVIDVPEDAVTRSDFDKACTAFKEQNREFQAEEAARLFYVAMTRTESTLTVTGSGTNRLKGKSKKGPYSYLQLLADKHPELVGHWDIPETPVEEEEGSALQASFPSLSPQPEALNAAEAVRAAMEDLPPLRDGEVFGLWEQEASALIEEHKALQAPVVDVELPGELTASDMVAMSADPTQFARRQRRPIPFKPNSYAKRGTAFHAWLEDRFGAPALLGEDELPGSHDEPDHDLESLKESFLASEWAQRTPAFVEAPFEITIGDSVVRGRMDAVFQQPDGSWLIVDWKTGRRPQGAALASAQIQLAVYAEAWRRIHGVDTVRAAFYYVYENYLLEPDDLPAGARLAELLSSAVSTPPGLSLR; encoded by the coding sequence ATGCCTAAGAATCCCGCTCACCACTTCAGCCCTGAGCAACTGGCTACCGCGCTGGGTAAACCTTTTCCGCCTACTCAGGAACAGGCGGCGGTCATCGATGGCCCGCTCGGGCCCAAACTCGTCGTGGCCGGCGCCGGCGCCGGTAAGACGGAGACGATGGCCTCGCGAGTTGTATCGCTCGTGGCCAATGGGCTTGTGCGGCCCGAGCAGGTCCTTGGCCTGACCTTTACCCGCAAGGCAGCCCAGCAGCTAGAGCAACGCATTCGTCGCCAGCTGCTGACCCTGCGCTCCTCCGGAATCCTTGCCCCAGGCAGCCCAGCGGCAGAAGCGGTGGAGAATATCGCGCCGAATGTGTCCACCTATGACTCTTATGCGGGTGACCTCGTGCGTGAGTATGGCCTGCTCATGCCAGTGGAACCGAATGCCCGCATCATCACCGAGGCGGAACGCTATGCCATTGCCCACGAGGTAGTCAGCAACTACACGGGTTCGTTGAGCACCGATAGCGCGGTGGCCACGGTGACCGCTACCTTGCTCAAGCTCGCGGAAACGATGGACGGGGAGCTCAAAGATCCGCAGGATCTATATGAGCACGAGGATATCTTCCGAAAGACCGCGGAGGATCTAGAAAAGAGCAAGCGGACTAAAGGCGAGTTCGGCAAGGATTTGCAGAAATACTTGGATACCCAGCGCCTGCGTCTGGAGTACCTGCCCTTGGTGGAAGCTCTCAAAAAAGAGCAGTCGGAGCGCGGGGTCATCACCTTCGGTGAGCAGATGTCCATCGCCGCCACCCTGGCCAAGAACTTCCCGCTCTTAGGCGAGCAACAAAGCGCGCGCTACCGCGTCATCATGTTGGATGAGTACCAGGACACCTCCCACGCGCAGCGCATCTTGCTGCGCTCGCTTTTCGGCGGCGAGCGTGAGGGTCTATCTGTTACTGCGGTGGGTGATCCCATGCAGTCCATCTATGGCTGGCGTGGTGCTACGGCAGAAAACTTGGAGGCCTTCGTCACGGACTTTCCACAGCCGGACGGCACCCCGGCGCCGAAGGATCAGCTCACTACCTCTTGGCGTAATCCCTCGACGGTACTCAGCTTGGCTAATGACGTGGCGTCGAAGCTCTTCTCCTTAAGCCCTGGCGAGCGCCCAGTGGATGAGCTGTCGCCTAAGCCCACCGCACCGGCCGGCAAGGTAGAGCTGGGTTACTTCGCTTCGGAGGATGAGGAGCGCGCGTTCATCGCTGAGCACCTCCGCCGGCTCTATGAGTCCACGCCGGAAGGCGAGGATTTCAGTGCCGCCGTTCTCGTGCGCACCAATAGACAATCGCCGTTGATCGCCGCTGCTTTGGACGAGGTCGGCGTACCCAACGAGATCTTTGGCCTCGGTGGACTTCTCTGGCAGCCGGAGATCCAAGATCTCGTGGCGGTTGCCACGCTTTTGGTGCGGCCACAGGACACCGCTGCGGCGCTGCGCGTGCTTACTGGGCCGATGTGTGGCCTGGGTATCGCCGACATTCAAGCGCTGCATTCGCGTCAGCGCAACCTTGCAGGTGCCACCGAGGGACGCACGCGGTGGAACGGCGGTGATCCATTGGATCATCTGGCCACACAGGTCGAGGAGATTACCGCGGAGGGGCCGGACCAGGTGCTGGGGCTTGCCGACGCCCTCGCAGACCTCGGCGAGCGCGATCGCTACAGTGCAGAAGGTTTGGAGCGCATGGAAGAGGTCTCCTCTAAGCTGCGCTACCTCCGTACGTATTCCCTGGGTAAGACTCTCAACGACATCGTGGCCGATATTGAGCTGCTTTTTGGTCTGCGCACCGAAGTCCTTGCCTCCGGCAAGCCGGGCAGAGCAACGCACCTTGACGCCTTCGCCGACTTTGTCGCGGGCTTCCACGGTGATGGCTTGGCCGGCCTCTTGGACTATCTTGAGTTGGCCAAGGAGAAAGAAGACGGGCTCGAGCTGGGAGAGGTCCCGCTTGTGCGCAACCGCGTGCAGATCATGACGGTGCACAAGGCCAAGGGCTTGGAATGGGAACACGTCTGCGTGGTACATGCGGATTCCTCGAGCTATAAGGCGCAGGCGGAGACCTTCTTGACCAAGATTGAAAAGGCCCCGGGCGATGAGGACGTCATCGATGTCCCCGAGGACGCGGTGACGCGTTCCGATTTCGATAAGGCGTGCACGGCTTTTAAGGAACAAAACCGCGAGTTCCAAGCAGAGGAAGCAGCCCGTCTGTTCTACGTGGCGATGACCCGCACCGAGTCCACCCTGACGGTGACTGGCTCCGGAACCAATAGGTTGAAGGGAAAAAGCAAGAAGGGCCCCTATTCCTACCTGCAGTTGTTGGCGGATAAGCACCCAGAATTGGTCGGGCATTGGGATATCCCCGAAACCCCTGTGGAAGAGGAAGAAGGTAGTGCTTTACAGGCTTCCTTCCCTTCGCTGAGCCCGCAGCCGGAAGCACTGAACGCCGCAGAGGCGGTGCGAGCGGCGATGGAGGACCTCCCCCCGCTGCGTGATGGTGAAGTTTTCGGTCTCTGGGAACAAGAGGCGAGCGCGCTCATTGAAGAGCACAAAGCGCTGCAGGCCCCGGTGGTCGATGTAGAACTACCCGGCGAGCTGACGGCCTCTGACATGGTGGCCATGTCGGCAGACCCCACCCAATTCGCACGCCGCCAGCGCCGCCCCATCCCCTTCAAACCTAATTCCTACGCCAAGCGCGGCACTGCTTTCCACGCGTGGCTGGAGGATCGTTTCGGCGCGCCTGCCTTGCTAGGGGAGGACGAGCTTCCCGGCTCGCACGATGAGCCGGACCACGACTTGGAATCCCTCAAGGAGTCTTTCCTGGCCTCCGAGTGGGCGCAGCGCACGCCGGCTTTCGTCGAGGCGCCCTTCGAGATCACCATCGGGGATTCCGTCGTCCGCGGCCGCATGGACGCGGTATTCCAGCAGCCGGATGGCTCCTGGCTCATCGTGGATTGGAAGACTGGCCGCCGCCCGCAGGGCGCCGCGTTGGCCTCAGCGCAGATTCAGCTCGCCGTCTACGCAGAAGCTTGGCGGCGCATCCACGGTGTGGACACCGTCCGCGCGGCGTTCTACTACGTGTATGAGAACTATCTTTTGGAGCCGGATGACTTGCCTGCCGGAGCACGGTTGGCTGAGCTTTTAAGCTCTGCAGTTTCCACGCCACCAGGGTTGAGTCTAAGGTAG
- a CDS encoding potassium channel family protein, protein MPKHLGKRITSRFLSQVELTSQPDHALLDVITIPRTQSTSPWKQLARRVIWAMGLMVFVTIIVFFDGDGYSEDLSFLDAAYYSAVSLTTVGYGDIVPVTPTARFINLMIVTPARLLFLVLLVGATLSVLTDRARRTFEIQNWRKQLRNHTVVIGYGTKGAGAVAALIADDVPASQIVVVDNNRAALASAEHHGLVTIYGSGTKQDVLRIAGAQHASSVVVTPSTDDTAVLCTLSVRELNPKAKVVASVRESENRHLLLQSGADSVVTSAETAGRLLGLATVTPTVVEMMEDLLSPNEGFSVAERAVREFEVGSNPRHLADIVLAVLRNNELHRVDTADAYALKPGDRLLYIKHEMQQAAEDTDEDEDEGN, encoded by the coding sequence GTGCCCAAGCACTTAGGAAAACGCATTACGTCGCGTTTTTTATCGCAGGTTGAGCTGACCTCGCAGCCTGACCACGCGTTGCTCGATGTCATCACGATTCCGCGCACGCAGAGCACCAGCCCGTGGAAGCAACTGGCGCGCCGCGTGATATGGGCCATGGGCCTGATGGTCTTTGTCACCATCATCGTCTTCTTCGACGGCGATGGATACAGCGAAGACCTGTCCTTCCTCGATGCCGCTTACTATTCAGCGGTGTCGCTGACCACTGTGGGTTATGGCGATATCGTTCCCGTCACCCCCACGGCGCGCTTCATCAACCTGATGATCGTTACCCCGGCCCGCCTGCTCTTCCTTGTTTTGTTGGTCGGTGCTACCTTGTCGGTTCTAACGGATCGAGCCCGTCGCACGTTTGAAATCCAGAATTGGAGAAAGCAATTGCGTAACCACACCGTCGTCATCGGCTATGGCACCAAGGGCGCCGGTGCGGTCGCCGCGCTCATCGCCGATGACGTTCCTGCGTCTCAGATCGTGGTCGTAGACAATAACCGTGCGGCCCTAGCCAGCGCCGAGCACCATGGTCTCGTCACCATCTATGGCTCTGGAACCAAGCAGGACGTGCTGCGCATCGCTGGCGCGCAGCACGCCTCCTCCGTGGTGGTGACGCCGTCCACGGATGATACTGCGGTGCTGTGCACCTTGTCCGTGCGCGAGCTCAATCCGAAGGCCAAGGTTGTCGCGTCTGTGCGCGAATCTGAAAACCGCCACCTTCTCCTGCAGTCCGGTGCTGATTCTGTGGTCACCTCCGCGGAGACCGCCGGACGTCTCCTGGGCCTAGCCACCGTGACACCGACGGTGGTGGAGATGATGGAGGACCTCCTCTCGCCGAACGAGGGCTTTTCCGTGGCCGAGCGTGCGGTGCGCGAATTCGAAGTAGGCTCCAACCCGCGTCACCTCGCCGACATTGTTCTGGCGGTTCTGCGCAACAACGAGCTACACCGCGTCGATACGGCAGACGCGTATGCACTCAAGCCTGGTGACCGCCTGCTCTATATCAAGCATGAGATGCAGCAGGCTGCGGAAGATACCGATGAAGACGAGGATGAAGGCAACTAA
- a CDS encoding NAD(+) diphosphatase has translation MFLPVTETGLVPVSPQGQPVFLAKPAGEIVVAAGDIHAFLVESKAAERLGTLRDATFFNGQRDILKALHLIRNRREARFDPRTGRELSYPAPGAVGHDGERLVFPRLDPAVIGIIHHAESDRILLARNRHRPGFFSLIAGYVDPGETLEEAMIREALEETGRRVESVSYWGSQPWPPSGSLMVGFSAVTEDVQPVCDTDEELAEVRWVSRAELPELTIARKGSIAHTMIMEWFHGDETGSVPAR, from the coding sequence ATGTTCCTGCCCGTCACCGAGACTGGACTTGTCCCGGTATCGCCACAAGGCCAGCCGGTCTTTCTGGCTAAGCCGGCGGGGGAGATCGTGGTTGCGGCCGGGGATATTCACGCTTTCCTGGTGGAGTCCAAGGCCGCCGAGCGGCTCGGTACACTGCGCGATGCCACCTTCTTTAACGGTCAGCGCGACATTCTCAAAGCCCTGCATCTGATCCGTAACCGTCGGGAAGCGCGCTTTGATCCACGCACTGGGCGGGAGTTGTCCTACCCTGCGCCCGGGGCCGTGGGACACGATGGCGAACGCCTCGTCTTTCCCCGCTTGGATCCCGCCGTCATCGGCATCATTCACCACGCGGAGTCGGACCGTATCCTGCTGGCTCGCAACCGTCACCGTCCAGGATTCTTTTCACTCATCGCCGGCTATGTCGATCCCGGCGAGACCCTTGAAGAAGCGATGATCCGCGAGGCGCTGGAGGAAACCGGTCGTCGCGTTGAGTCAGTTTCCTATTGGGGCTCACAGCCCTGGCCGCCTAGTGGCTCCTTGATGGTGGGCTTTTCCGCGGTCACGGAGGATGTCCAGCCCGTGTGCGATACTGACGAAGAGCTCGCAGAAGTGCGGTGGGTGTCCCGCGCTGAGCTGCCAGAACTGACCATTGCCCGCAAGGGTTCAATTGCACACACGATGATTATGGAGTGGTTCCACGGTGATGAGACCGGATCTGTCCCTGCTCGATGA
- a CDS encoding ATP-dependent DNA helicase UvrD2, with protein sequence MRPDLSLLDEDQRAAATAPRGPVCILAGAGTGKTRTITYRIAHMVDQGFVNPQRVLAVTFTSRAASEMRERLNQMGVGGVQAQTFHAAARRQLKYFWPQVAGDLPWQLIDNKFSLVARAVRSLGLDNNKDTIRDFLGEIEWAKSSLISPEGYPGVIESTDREAPGDPAKVAEVFRRYEDMKATPDLMYLDFDDLLMHIAGAIENVPSVAEVFREQYRTFVVDEYQDVTPLQQRVLEAWLGERDDLTVVGDANQTIYSFNGASPDYLLNFSRTYPQATVVKLQRDYRSTPQVTDLANEVISKASGRAAGTRLELQGMREPGPEPTFKAYESEEIEAKEVAGQVLTLLNQGVKASEIAILYRINAQSEQFEQALADAGVVYQVRGGEGFFRRPEILEAIRVLIAATRRDDLPNDPVAVARAAFVELGLSATEPQGAQARERWQSLTALVDLIAQIVEDHEGIDLPGVLGELHRRSENKHNPTMEGVTLATIHAAKGLEWDAVFLVGLTEKLLPINHAIKSGDEHVEEERRLFYVGITRAREHLALSWALAKTTGSRASRERTRFLDGVVPGIEESQSSNRRYRPRRCRVCSGQLSSPAEKVLGRHEWCEYEGDEDVFNALRAWRASVAKDSQVPAYVVFSDATLQAISEALPANEAELLDISGVGPSKLERYGAEVLQIIASSRG encoded by the coding sequence ATGAGACCGGATCTGTCCCTGCTCGATGAAGACCAGCGAGCCGCAGCCACGGCGCCGCGCGGCCCAGTCTGCATCCTGGCGGGTGCCGGAACGGGTAAGACCCGCACGATTACTTATCGCATCGCTCACATGGTGGACCAGGGTTTCGTCAACCCGCAGCGCGTTCTGGCCGTCACCTTCACCTCTCGCGCCGCGAGTGAAATGCGCGAGCGGCTCAACCAGATGGGCGTTGGGGGAGTACAAGCCCAAACCTTTCACGCCGCAGCGCGCCGCCAGTTGAAGTACTTTTGGCCGCAGGTTGCAGGCGATCTGCCCTGGCAACTCATCGACAACAAGTTCAGCCTGGTTGCTCGTGCGGTCCGCTCGCTTGGCTTGGACAACAACAAGGACACCATTCGTGACTTCCTGGGGGAAATCGAATGGGCAAAGTCTTCACTGATTAGCCCCGAGGGCTATCCCGGTGTCATCGAATCTACAGACCGCGAAGCGCCGGGGGACCCAGCCAAGGTGGCGGAGGTCTTCCGCCGCTATGAGGACATGAAAGCCACCCCGGACCTCATGTACCTTGACTTCGATGATCTGCTCATGCACATCGCCGGCGCCATCGAGAACGTTCCTTCGGTGGCTGAGGTATTCCGTGAGCAGTACCGCACCTTCGTGGTGGATGAGTACCAGGACGTCACGCCGCTGCAGCAGCGAGTATTGGAGGCGTGGTTGGGGGAGCGCGATGACTTGACGGTCGTGGGCGATGCTAACCAGACCATTTACTCCTTCAACGGTGCTTCCCCGGACTACCTTCTGAATTTTTCCCGCACCTATCCGCAGGCCACCGTGGTGAAGCTGCAGCGAGACTACCGCTCTACACCGCAGGTGACGGACCTGGCCAATGAGGTCATCTCGAAGGCTTCGGGCCGCGCGGCGGGGACCCGCCTGGAGTTGCAGGGCATGCGCGAGCCTGGACCCGAGCCCACGTTTAAGGCCTATGAGTCTGAGGAGATCGAGGCTAAGGAGGTTGCGGGCCAGGTTCTGACCTTGCTGAACCAGGGCGTGAAGGCTTCTGAAATCGCAATTCTTTACCGCATCAACGCGCAATCAGAGCAGTTTGAGCAGGCGCTTGCTGACGCTGGAGTGGTTTACCAAGTCCGCGGTGGCGAAGGCTTCTTCCGCCGCCCAGAGATTTTAGAGGCCATCCGCGTGCTCATCGCTGCCACGCGCCGCGATGATTTGCCGAATGATCCGGTGGCTGTGGCGCGTGCGGCCTTCGTGGAGCTGGGGTTGTCCGCCACGGAACCGCAGGGTGCGCAGGCTCGCGAGCGCTGGCAGTCGCTCACGGCGTTAGTGGATCTCATCGCGCAGATCGTGGAGGACCACGAGGGCATCGACCTTCCCGGCGTGCTAGGTGAGTTACACCGCCGTTCCGAAAACAAGCACAACCCCACGATGGAGGGCGTCACCTTGGCCACTATCCACGCCGCCAAGGGCTTGGAGTGGGATGCGGTCTTCCTCGTGGGCCTCACCGAAAAACTGCTGCCCATTAACCACGCTATTAAGTCTGGCGATGAACACGTGGAAGAAGAGCGCCGGCTGTTTTATGTCGGCATTACCCGTGCCCGCGAGCACCTAGCTTTGTCGTGGGCGCTGGCTAAGACCACGGGCTCGCGGGCCTCGCGCGAGCGCACTCGCTTCTTGGACGGCGTGGTCCCGGGAATCGAGGAAAGCCAGTCATCGAACCGCCGCTATCGTCCGCGCCGCTGCCGCGTGTGTTCGGGGCAGCTCAGCAGCCCGGCGGAGAAGGTCCTCGGCCGCCATGAGTGGTGCGAGTATGAGGGCGATGAGGATGTCTTCAACGCGCTGCGCGCGTGGCGGGCGTCTGTAGCGAAGGACTCTCAGGTTCCTGCCTACGTCGTGTTTTCTGATGCCACTCTGCAAGCGATTTCGGAGGCTCTTCCCGCCAATGAGGCGGAGCTGCTGGATATCTCCGGGGTGGGCCCCTCCAAGCTGGAGCGCTATGGTGCGGAGGTGCTGCAGATCATTGCTTCTTCCCGCGGCTAA
- a CDS encoding M48 family metallopeptidase, translated as MSSNPEVRVIRSARRRRTVQARVVDGVLEVRIPAWMSAAEEREAVDGIVAKVCKKHTSSQLSDDSLADRARTLNARFLEGRATVGSIRWVSNQKSRWGSCTTSTGDIRISDRLQDVPDYVLDAVIIHELTHTFIPGHGPDFWEWADRAPKAERAKGYLEAYQRFR; from the coding sequence ATGTCGAGCAATCCCGAGGTACGTGTCATCCGTTCGGCCCGGCGCCGTCGCACCGTCCAAGCCCGCGTGGTCGACGGTGTTCTGGAGGTGCGCATCCCTGCTTGGATGTCTGCGGCGGAGGAGCGCGAAGCGGTGGATGGCATCGTGGCGAAGGTGTGCAAAAAGCACACCTCTTCGCAGCTTTCCGACGATTCCCTGGCCGACCGCGCCCGCACACTGAATGCCCGCTTTTTGGAGGGCCGCGCCACGGTGGGCTCCATCCGGTGGGTGAGTAACCAAAAATCCCGCTGGGGTAGCTGTACTACCTCAACGGGAGATATTCGGATTTCTGACCGGCTGCAGGATGTTCCCGACTACGTCCTCGACGCGGTCATCATCCACGAGTTAACGCACACCTTCATTCCAGGTCATGGTCCGGATTTCTGGGAGTGGGCTGACCGCGCGCCCAAAGCGGAGCGCGCGAAAGGGTACCTCGAGGCTTACCAGCGTTTCCGCTAG